GTAGAAAACAAAGTCGAGCTAAGCGATTGAACACTTAAACTGATAAGACTGTCCCGAGAAAAAACAAGTCATTTTTCAATTATTCTACTCTTTTTGCCCCAATACCAACCATTAATTAAAAATGGTTTCCCATTTCGGCATTTCCATTAAAATAAGTACAAAAGTTACCCATTTGCAAATTTTACAACAATGCAGAGCAAGTTACCCTTTAGTATCCGTTTGGATCCGCGTTTGCGGATCCATGTTTGcatttctttcctcttttttcttttagcaaCATGTTTTGACTTTTCAGCACACCATTCACAGGTCttataaacttcactttttaacagcttttttattaaaaatagatcttacgatactattcacacatttaaaaattattttattacaatgttttcaattttaacaaaactgaaaatattgtaacaaaataatatttaaatatataaataataaccGGAAAAGTGACTAGTAAAGTATGTGAACCCAAAAACAGTGCATAAATATACTGTTTACGGGAGAATGGTAAAAAGTTGCCGCTTTTTGAAAAAAACGATTAGCACGCAGTCTCGCAAATAAGTCGGATCACTTAGCTATAGTAGCGATTAGCATtttaaaatctcacttttttttcacAAACCCATTTCAGAAAACTGAAAAAGCAAGGTGAAAAGCAAACCTCCCAGCATCTTCGGGGCTAAACTCGACGTCATCACAGCCCAAGCTCCTTGCAAAACTCACCATACTCCTTGCAATCTCAATGACCTGTTCTTTGGTCTTCCTCAACTTGAATTCCATGTGAATAGCACTGGTGGCAATGAAGGTATGAATCCTGGGTCTTTTAGCGTACTTGACAGCTTCCCAGGCTCTCCGAATATCTTTCTCATTGCACCGAGAGAGGCCACAGATGACCGGAACGTATCCATCGGCATCGACAGCATTGCCAACCTCCTTGGCAATGGTCTTCACGGCCTCGAAATCGTCGTTGGAGGCGGCGGGGAAGCCGGACTCGATGATGTCGACGCCGAGCTTGGCGAGCTGCCTGGCAATGTCGAGTTTTTCCTTGGAGGTTAGAGAGGCACCGGGGGACTGCTCGCCGTCGCGGAGAGTGGTGTCGAAGATGCGGACGTAGTTGGGGTCAGAGATGCGGTTGGGGATGTAATTGGGGCGGCGGCGGGGGGAAGGTGTGGGTGTGGGAGTGGAGTCTGATGGGGATTGTTGGGGGTGGGAACAGGAGATGGCggttttttttaaggtgaaagGGAATGAGTGTTTTGGGGAGAAATGAAGAGgagagtggtggtggtggtggtggggagTTATGGAGTTTAGTGGGGAAATGGAAGTTGTGGCTGTGGGGGAGAACTTGGGGGTTGAGAAAATGGCGGCCATGGGTTAGagagagacacagagagagagagagagagattgttagTTGTTACTGTTAAGCCCTGAACGAGAGAGTGGGGTTTTAGGACATTGGGTTTGGGGGATGGGAGTGTATCAAATGAATATGAAAGTAAAATACCCTATCGGTTGCGTAGATAGTGACTAATACAATACACCTTTCACGTAgcttcccattttttttttccattgctCACACTTATCACAATCGATTGTTGTGagtatttgttttaaaatacttaatattctcaacaaaaaaaaaaaaaataatgggctaATTTTATATTAGAAAATGAGTGTGAATTATAAAAGTTTAAAGTTTGTGCTGTATATTTAAGAGTTAAGTTATTTTTGATATACACCActattagtttctttaaaatcttctttcctttctttttgtgtgtgttaaaatacttaatattctcaacaaaaaaaaaatgttgtaaggttataatctttttttttttattcaattacaAACATGCAAGTTATCTCAAAGTATGTGacaaaatatatgtttttgagTAATTTTAGGATCCCAAATTTTTAACAATAGTGCATACTATGCTAGTTGTTTGTCACTATCAGGCAAAGAgttattttagttttagaacCATAAATAAATCTACAACTTTCCTATGTGACATATTGTAATAAGTTGTCTCTCATTTTTATATTGAccgactatttttttttacaatttatagAAAGAAAGGATTGTAGCAAAAGTTGTGaatatgtttttgttattagatttttttttgtaacataAATTCATCACTTACCAACTCAGAATTGTGGCAAAGTTGCATAAAAAAAAGgtctaaatattttatatgttttttttatatatgaaaatttttctatGTTAATAGAAGAACCTTATGGATGTGTCACTGACTAAAGCCTACATGTGCCAAGGAGACAGAGTTGTGGGCCTTGTGGCGGCATTGAATTAGTCTAGGGGTTGGTGAAAGTGTAAtcttccatttttattttacttgtgCGTACTGTTGGAGGATGAGACTTGAACCTGACTTTGCCCCCCTACAATGGAATCACTCTCGCACTAAGGTAATGATTGAATTCAACTTATTCTCCGTCTGCATTTAGTCATCTCACGTTTCctttcaactttttctttttcttttttctttctctgcaCACGTCTCATCTTTAGTGGACAAAATTATTGTTCATGTTGTTTAAAGAACcaacaaccactttattcaaaaaaaatattaaaaatagatcaCATtgtactatttatatatttaaaaattattttattacagtattttcaatttttaacaaaataagttgtatcaaAATGAACCCTAAAGTGAGTGGccatttttcatgttttatgtttgtactttgtacaacgtttttatgttttatgtttgtACTTTGTACAACGTTTTTATAATGACAATGACAATGTTCTTATCTtttcatgtatttatttatatatgatgcTAAAATGTAGACGAGGCTTTTGCCATTTAACGAAGGCGCAGGGGCAAAGGGCCGAAGTCTCTAACCtgttctttttaataaaaactagCAAGGGTTGCACGCGTTGCCCttgaatgaaaaaattttagatagaatttttatttatagtagtATCAAatcatgtatttaaatttagaatagtTATTTAATATATGACTCTCTATTTATTTAGTACTAGCATGTAATTCCAAAATATAtgaatgcatttaaaattaaacaaaattttattataaaaatataaataattaatcaaattattatttttttttaaaaacatataacACATATTAATGCATACatataaatacatttaaaattaaacacaatttttatcataaaatatagataattagtcaaattatttttttaattttttattttctggagATAAgatgatagaattttatttttttgataaacagaTGATAGAATTTTATTCAACTGAATAATGGACCGTATTACAAGTATAAATCAATCTGAACTAGCAAATTGACGTGGGGGAAGCACTAGCTACATGCAACAGTGCTCCCAAGAAAGCCAATTCCCATGCAAAATATCATGTGGGCCTATGCTGTCCCTACGTCACTTTAAAGGATTTAAAAACTCTTAAAGAATTTAATCACTGACTTCCCACTAAATGTTTGCTGACATTTACCTTTGGTACTCATCCAGGAATGCAATTGCTCCATCAAATATAATCTGGGGATGAACCTGAACGTGCTCAAagtaaaatctgtttctaccgTTCCATATTGCCCAAGCCGTTGTTGCTCACCTTTCCAGCTCTAGCTGGTCCAGTTTTCTCCTCATTTATTCAAATAGTAGGAAGAAGTCTATGGCTTCATTTCTGCGCTTTTGGGTTCTTCCGTTGGACAAACTCCACACATTCCTTGTTGGGGGTGGGAACAGGAGATGGCggttttttttaaggtgaaagGGAATGAGTGTTTTGGGGAGAAATGAAGAGgagagtggtggtggtggtggtgttggtgtggAGTTATGGGGTTTAGTGGGGAAATGGAAGTTGTGGGTGTGGGGGAGAACTTGAGGGTTGAGAAAACAGCGGCCAtgggttagagagagagagagagagagagagagagagagagagggaagagaTGTTAATTGTTAAGCCCTGAAGGAGAGAGTGGGGGTTTAGGACATTGGGTTTGGAGGATGGGCGTGTATCAAACGAATATAAAAGACCCTATTCTGTTGCGTAGATGGTGAGTAATGCAATACACCTTTCACGTAGCTTCACCATTTTTTCTCCGTTGCTCACACTTACCACAATCGAGTGTTGTGAGGTtatgatcctttttttttttttatccaattgcAAATATGCAAGTTATCTCAAAGTATATGTGACAAAATGTATGTTTTTGAGTAATTTTAGGATCCCAAATTTTTCACAGTAGAAAATACTATACTAGTTGTTTGTCACTAGTAAGCAAAGagttattttagttttaaaatcaCAAGTAAATCTACAACTTTCTTACATGACATATTGTGATtagttatttcttatttttatattgaccaatcatttttttttctactatttataattaattGCAAGGAAAAATTGTAGTaaaagttgtgaatttttttttgttattaaaatttttttttgttgttgtataaatttatcacttttttttctccacAACTTGCCAACTCAGAGGTGTGGCAAAGTTGCATAAAAAAagggtctaaattttttttttatatgaaattttttctaCGTTACCTTATGGATATGTCACTGACTCAAGCCTTGGAATGCCAAGAAGACAGAGTTGTGGACCTTGTGGCGGCTTTGAATTAGTCTAGGGGTTGGTGGTGAAAGTGCaatcttcaactttttttttttttttcttttcttttttttttttttcttcttttttttcttgtgcaACTGTTGGAGGATAAGACTTGAACCTGCCGTTACCCTTTTACACCCTAAAAGCATTGTGCGCACGAATTAATAGCTCACGAAAAAGTTAAGATTAAAGTGAAAGACCGAAAGTTATACGAGGGGAccatatttggaaaattttggacGTTTTCACTGTTTTATATTTGTACTTTGTATAACGTTTTTAGTATGACAATGACAAGGTTTCTATCTtttcatgtatttatttatatataatgctAAATCGTAGATAAGGCTTTTGTCATTTAACGAAGGCGCAGGGGCCAAGGGCCAAAGTCTCTTTCTAAcctgtttttttaataaaaaagaagaagcagtaGCCAGAGTTTACATTTAGTTACAACTTAAAaaatcaacttattttttaatactgcACACTCTTAGTATGGTAATCAGTTCATAGCACTCTTAGTATGGTAATCACTTCATAAGTATAAATATTTGTGGGGTATGGAGAGCAAAGATCGGAGTTCAAGTTTTCAGAagggaacttcacacacatatacacttagattaagttagaatagaaattttatcttgtatcataaaaaatttaaaaaaaaaaaatttatttttgttactatttatgagtctcactgcactttttaatactatttatgggtcttactatactatttcatctaacttttacctttatatacaataaattcagtaaaaaaatttcagtttcagcaaaataatgGAATTCCAAACAGAACCTTGTCTTGATATTCCTTTAAAGCTCAAaactattcaaaattttattttaaaaaaataaataaataaactaaacaattttcttctacgtgttgttatttgttaatgcttctttatatatatatatgcaatgtCTGTCTACTATTAATTGACATTTACATATGCGCTATGTAAGAGTTTTTTTTACGTGTAGTATCAATTATATATCTATTTATCTACTAGCATCATGAAACACACTTTGAGCGTGCAagtagaccttttttttttttttttttggtttagtgaaataatatttaaaagtgagatagagataGTATCTTGATTTTTAGTATTTGTCTCTGCATGAGAGTtgataaaagtttaaaattataaaacttataaatttttttaaaaataataaattactcttttaaccagtttttgtttcaaaatttaaaatttaaaattagctAACGAAAAGATATAGGTATTTTaaagagtttaagaatttgtgtgaaaatattttagtacgTAAAATGATGAAACTCAAATTAAGAATTCTTTTACTAATAGCATAGAATAGATAGATAATATATCATCACACATACATCTGCACTATGTAAGAGTCTTTTATGTGTAGTCGACATCTATCTATCAATTATCTATTTATCTATAATATATCATCACATATACATCTGCACTATGTAAAAGTGCGTAGTCCACATCTATCTATCAatttatctataaataatatatcatcatatgtgtgtgtattatatcatacatcatatcatatcatcatatactatataataaaaattgggcttAGAAGTCGTGGTTACATCAAGTGATTTCACTAAAATGTATAaagttttttagattttttttttaaaaaattagatacaatttttttttggttcttatcttcttctcctatagtttttaagttgataaaaaaaattaatttgattacaatccaaattcgtcatctaattcttttattattaatttattttttactatttctttaacttaaattatataactacgtgataaaataacattaatttaACTACACGATAAAATAACAGCAAtgttatttgttcttttttttttttagcattaaaaaaatagatataatattttgttcttatcttcttctcctataatttattaaattttacatattattgtatttttttttttcttatcaactacttttagtgttttggctacaccaaattgcaaaactttttagataaaaacaaaacttaattgttcttatcaaCCATTCCTCTACAACTTTATAATTTCTTTAGATAGACACAGAACCTTAATTGtggatatcaagttatcaacttctctttctttcttatttttcttcttcaatttatgaattaactacaattttttaatacacaatttttatcaacaattttaagtattaatttatctGCTTTTAAAATCTTCAATAGATACACTTGactaagttttaaaaaatatgaaattctatttcaactaaAACCATGATTATTGTTTCCGTATATATTTGCTAAATATTTGCAGCATTAGTGTTAGCCAAATAAGCAAAAGAAATTGATACTAATGTAATTTcgaaaagagaaatgatatgtctacaacatttctacaacaaatcctaagcgacaagttgttactagttgttattgttggtaggcctgtccacgggtcgggtcaGTTCGGGTTTGGGCCTGAATCGAACTCGACCCGTTTGAATCGGGTGGACGAATTTTAGACCCGTATCCGACCGAACAGTCGGGTTGGATTCGGTGAATCAGGTCATCGGATGGGCGGGTCGGAGCTGTCGGTTAGGCAGGTTGGGCCATTAATATGGGCCCAGTTTTTGAACTTACATGAAATTTTTGTAGGTAAAAGTTTATCAGCCCTTTTAGCCCACTTTTAGCCCACTTTTAGCCCAAATTAAGAAGTTGgcagttttaaaaattatttcggtgtcataattttttaactttccaTATAAAACAGATTGGGCCTCTGttttccctaattttttttaaaaaaatgggaCTTTCAACTAAACTAAAATGAAGCAACTTTGCTTCCAAATATATTGGGCCATCAGAACAAAATCTTCCTGGAAAAATAACCTCACCAAAGGTCACAAAATAAGCCAATTTCTACCCCCTGTTAAGCATTAAATATCCTAAACAAAATACTCcacaacaacacaaaataaacctATTTTTACATCTGTTCAGCCTCCACACATGGACCACAAAAACTAAACAGCCACATTGACTACAAATTAAACAGCCACATTGACTACAAATTGACTAAACAGCCACATTGACACAAAATCCCATTTTCACCACCTGTGACTTGTTAAACAGCCACATTGACTACCCAAAAATCACCACAACAAATAACCTggacaaaatagcaaaacaatacACAAAACGTGTATTTCCATTCCAACAACCACACAACAAGTGATTAATTATAAGGCAGTAAAATCAATGTTTCCACAAGGCAGTAAGTCATAAGGCAGCAACCTTGCTGGCTATACAATGTTCCCagtaatataattaattacaaattataaaatatcataggtatttccaaaaaaaaaatagcttttccTAAACATTAAATGGCAAATTCTCAAGCTTATaactaatagaaaagaaaacctatatGATTCCTAGGATTTCTTTCCTATAAGCATTAAGACTAGTATTGTTAGAAGAGCAATTTACAAAAAAGCTTCCAAAAGGTTCTGCCTCCTTCACAAAATAAGTGATTCCgcctacaaaagacaaaaaaatatttaacaaataataCATTTACTACCAAATACAAGACCAAATATAAAGGGCAGCAAGCCAGCAAGCTAATAACAGTAAGAGGCCAAAGGCAGTAACATACCAACTCAGTTATCAATCTTCAACACTAATTATGGGTCGTTTGCCTAAGCTAGAACCCAATTTGGAGCTGGTACTTACTGATGCACTTGATGATGACTGTTGAtttaaaactagaaaagaaaaggaaatgcatacaacatattaaattttgtttgaacaTGAGACATAGACTATAGGTTCTAGAATTTAAACATATTAGCATATTACCTAAATCATGAAATTCCTCCTCCAATGCCTCAACCTCATCCCTTGATTGGCGATGAGTAATTGGTATCGTGGCTTGAAGCCAATTTTGTGCACATACAAGGTTTTAAAccatgagaggagagagagaacttCGAAATGGATCAACAATGCGGCCTCCGGTGCTGAATGCTGACTCAGATACAACAGTCGAAACTGGTACAGCCAGCACATCCTTAGCCACTTTGGACAACATTGGGTACCTATTAGAATTGTCCTTCCACCACCCCAACACCTCAAAATTCCCATCCCTTCTACCATCACAATTTTCAGCTAAATACTTGTCAACCTCATTACTACAACCTATAGATTGCTCAGCTTCTAAGAAAAGCTCATACCGAGAGTGAACCATCACATATGGATCACTTGCATCACCCACCACCATTGGTGTCCTCTCACCCCCACTTGGTTCTTCCACATTTGGGGAATTAACAGAAcagaaaaaattatacaacttcATCAAAAGAGCTTTCACCTTATCAACCATCACACTCCCCACTTCATTCCcataaatttcagaaaaagagaacttcaaaaacctcaatttttttcGTGGATCAAGAACAACAGCCACATACAAAAGAGGATTAATCTTATCACCTTCCCCCCAGTACTTCTCAAATTTAGTTTGCATGTTTGTGGCTGTATTTTTCAAGAGGGTGTTTTGGGATTTAACTAAATGAGAAATACTCTCCTGAATAACAAAGATTTCATCAAAAAAGGCATTTGAGGTCACATACAAAGAGCTAGAAAATTTCTTTGTTGCATTGTAAAAAAGCCTCAAAAAAGTCACAAATGTCCTACAATTTTGGAAATCACTCATACAAGGAGATCCCAAACCACCACTATCTTCCTTGCTCCTAAAATATGATGAATAACCATTATCTTCAAAGTCCATCCTAAGGAATACTTTCTCGAATTTTTCAGCTGTTTCTAACATAAGGTAAGTTGAGTTCCACCTAGTAGGTACATCTAAACAAAGAAGACTCTTGGACTCCATACCTAACCTCTCCATAAAATTCCTAAAGGTTTGATTTCTATTAGGCGAGGACTTCACATACCTCACAGCTTCACGCACCCTACCAACAGATGCATCAATTTCTTTCAAACCCTCCCCAACAATTAGATTTAGGATATGGGCACAACACCTCATGTGCATTAACTCATTTCCTAAAACTGTCCCATTCCAATCTTTTGTTACCCTTTGTAAAAATTTAACTGTGGTTAAATTGGAACTAGCATTATCCACTGTCAAAGTGAATATGCCATCAATACCCCACTCACGCAAAGACATCTCAATCTTCCTACCTATAGTCTCCCCCTTATGATCttcaacttgacaaaaatttaaaattcttttatgcAACTTCCAAGTATCATCAATAAAGTGACATGTGAGACacatataattcaaattttgtagAGAAGTCCATGTGTCCGTAGTAAGACAGACCCTACAACCCTTCAAGGATTTCCTcagcttctctctctcactattatAAATTCCAATTACATCTCTAGCCACAGTTTGTCGAGATGGAATATCTTTTACACGAAGTTTAGGTTGTAACGTAGTTACATATTTCTTAAACCCATAACCCTCAACACACCTAAAAGGCAACTCATCAATTATTATCATTTCAGCTAGTGCCTTTCTAGAAGCCTCAACAGAAAAAGTTGTTGACACAAGTTTGAACCCTTCATCTCCatcatttttgggttcaaaagcCAAGGTTTTCTGCCCTTTATCTTCTCTATTAGGGTTCTTAGGACAGATTGTCACATGAGCTAATAAATTACTAGTACCACAACTCTTACTATCAGCCAGATAtgattttttacaataattacaTACAGCCATAGTGACACCATCATCTAcctttactttttcaaaatgattCCAAGCTAAAGACTTTTTCCTACCACTACCAGTACCAGTCTTACTCACTACACTAGGTGGAACTAGGGGCAACTCACCATCAGTAGCTTCAGCTTGGGTTGCAGCAGCAGCCTCTTGGGTGGCAGTGGCAGTGGCACCATCTGCTTGGGTGGCAGCAGCACCATCCGCTTGGGTGGCAGCAGCACCATCCGCTTGTGTAGAAATGGAGGAATCCATGacctaaaaaatcaaacatagaaATTAGCTAActaacaattaataataataatcaaacaaaccaaaaagaaaaatctttgaTACTTGAATCTAGATAACAGCATTCTACATAAaactctaacaaaaaaaaaaaagaacaaaatcccAACTTTTAACACAAAACacaaagggaaacaaaaatcataCCTTAAAGAAACTAGGGGGTGTTGGAGTTATGAATTTGAAGACTGAAAACCCCACTTGGACAACTTTCAATTCCTgagtaaaattaaaataggaacagaattaatcaaacaaataaacaaagaacaaaaaaacttgggagtttatttgatttttaacagtataaatttta
The Quercus lobata isolate SW786 chromosome 10, ValleyOak3.0 Primary Assembly, whole genome shotgun sequence DNA segment above includes these coding regions:
- the LOC115964831 gene encoding zinc finger BED domain-containing protein RICESLEEPER 1-like; the encoded protein is MEDCKYMISRIPQTRCRHVYREANRCADFLAKVGTSIEGDFIVFHSPPVDLLSILEDDAIGVHELKVVQVGFSVFKFITPTPPSFFKVMDSSISTQADGAAATQADGAAATQADGATATATQEAAAATQAEATDGELPLVPPSVVSKTGTGSGRKKSLAWNHFEKVKVDDGVTMAVCNYCKKSYLADSKSCGTSNLLAHVTICPKNPNREDKGQKTLAFEPKNDGDEGFKLVSTTFSVEASRKALAEMIIIDELPFRCVEGYGFKKYVTTLQPKLRVKDIPSRQTVARDVIGIYNSEREKLRKSLKGCRVCLTTDTWTSLQNLNYMCLTCHFIDDTWKLHKRILNFCQVEDHKGETIGRKIEMSLREWGIDGIFTLTVDNASSNLTTVKFLQRVTKDWNGTVLGNELMHMRCCAHILNLIVGEGLKEIDASVGRVREAVRYVKSSPNRNQTFRNFMERLGMESKSLLCLDVPTRWNSTYLMLETAEKFEKVFLRMDFEDNGYSSYFRSKEDSGGLGSPCMSDFQNCRTFVTFLRLFYNATKKFSSSLYVTSNAFFDEIFVIQESISHLVKSQNTLLKNTATNMQTKFEKYWGEGDKINPLLYVAVVLDPRKKLRFLKFSFSEIYGNEVGSVMVDKVKALLMKLYNFFCSVNSPNVEEPSGGERTPMVVGDASDPYVMVHSRYELFLEAEQSIGCSNEVDKYLAENCDGRRDGNFEVLGWWKDNSNRYPMLSKVAKDVLAVPVSTVVSESAFSTGGRIVDPFRSSLSPLMV